From Nostoc punctiforme PCC 73102:
TTTGCAGCAGATCAAGTGAGCATTTTCTCACGTAATGGTAAATATGAGGCGAAAAGAAAACTATGTCTTCCAATCAGTTCAATAATTCGATGAGAGTAAAAGTTGTCCCACTTAATCCAACGTGGTCAGTGGACTTTGAGGTGGATCAGAGCAAATTGCATTGGTGATGGGAGAAAATATTATTTCGATTCACCATATTGGTAGTACTGCAATTTTGGGCATTTATGCTAAACCTGTGATTGATTTTTTGATTGAAGTCAAAGATATTCACAAAACTGATGTACAAAGTGCAGCAATGGCAGCAATAGGGTATGAACGAATGGCACTAAGACTCATGTGAAACCTTGTGAGGGCAGGGTGTTGGGTGTTGGGTTCCAG
This genomic window contains:
- a CDS encoding GrpB family protein gives rise to the protein MGENIISIHHIGSTAILGIYAKPVIDFLIEVKDIHKTDVQSAAMAAIGYERMALRLM